From Arthrobacter sp. FW306-2-2C-D06B, a single genomic window includes:
- a CDS encoding PDR/VanB family oxidoreductase: protein MNNNMGMFKVRVAEVLEETSNIKSFRLKRVDGALFDPYPAGAHIDVVGPTAVVRQYSLCSPPHDLDEYVVAVKLEPGSRGGSQALHDHVEVGHELEISAPRNLLSVAEDADRHILVGAGIGVTPMISIAYHLHRAGEEFELHYFARSAKEAAFRDLLGERSGFGERVHFHFGLQREDQPDVLDGAFADLSSASHVYTCGPQGFMDGVLERASSVIPKDNVHIEHFQAGEPVDTDSDAPFEIELDDEVYEVPVGRSIVQVLGDNGIEVDTTCREGICGTCIMGVLRGEPDHRDQCMSSSEKSANDQIAACVSRSKSPRLVLELF from the coding sequence ATGAACAACAACATGGGTATGTTCAAAGTACGCGTAGCCGAAGTGCTGGAGGAGACCAGCAACATCAAGTCCTTCCGCCTGAAGCGCGTGGACGGGGCACTGTTCGATCCCTATCCTGCGGGCGCGCATATTGACGTCGTCGGCCCCACCGCTGTCGTCAGGCAGTACTCGCTGTGCAGCCCGCCGCACGACCTGGACGAGTACGTTGTGGCGGTCAAGCTTGAGCCGGGGTCACGCGGTGGTTCCCAGGCCCTCCACGACCACGTCGAGGTAGGCCATGAACTGGAGATCAGCGCCCCGCGCAACCTCCTGTCCGTCGCGGAGGACGCCGATCGGCACATCCTGGTGGGGGCAGGCATCGGCGTCACGCCGATGATCAGCATCGCGTACCACCTTCACCGGGCCGGCGAGGAATTCGAGCTGCACTACTTTGCCCGTTCGGCTAAGGAGGCCGCCTTCCGTGACCTCCTGGGCGAACGGAGTGGTTTTGGCGAGCGCGTCCACTTCCATTTCGGGCTGCAGCGCGAAGATCAGCCCGATGTGTTGGATGGCGCCTTCGCGGACCTCAGCAGCGCCTCGCATGTCTATACGTGCGGACCCCAGGGCTTCATGGACGGTGTTCTAGAGCGAGCGTCGTCGGTCATTCCCAAGGACAACGTACATATCGAGCACTTCCAGGCCGGCGAGCCCGTTGACACCGATTCTGATGCTCCCTTCGAAATTGAGCTGGACGACGAGGTTTACGAGGTCCCCGTCGGTAGGTCCATCGTCCAGGTCCTCGGAGACAACGGCATCGAGGTGGACACCACCTGCCGGGAAGGCATCTGTGGCACATGCATCATGGGCGTGCTGAGGGGCGAACCCGATCACCGCGATCAGTGCATGTCCAGTAGCGAAAAGAGCGCCAACGACCAGATCGCCGCCTGCGTCTCCCGGTCGAAGTCTCCAAGGCTGGTACTGGAGCTTTTCTGA
- a CDS encoding aromatic-ring-hydroxylating dioxygenase subunit beta produces the protein MKTETVEEVAPIDNRPACESFELGLGRLADPRVGRAIELIWREAQLLDDKDYESWQTLYTEDAKYVIPVDPDTEDFESSLNMVYDDARMRHMRVTRLVQGYSMSAVAAARTSRTISRFTVEETTEDTVTLRSAQVLVGFKRDTFQMLGADLTHRIRLAGDDARIELKVIRLVNSDSAVNASGFLL, from the coding sequence ATGAAAACTGAGACAGTCGAAGAAGTGGCCCCCATCGACAACCGGCCTGCGTGCGAATCGTTCGAACTGGGACTCGGCAGGCTCGCCGATCCGCGGGTCGGGCGAGCGATCGAACTGATCTGGCGCGAAGCACAGCTCCTGGACGACAAGGACTATGAGTCCTGGCAGACCCTCTACACGGAGGACGCCAAGTACGTCATCCCCGTCGACCCGGATACGGAGGACTTTGAGTCTTCGCTGAACATGGTGTACGACGACGCGCGGATGCGCCACATGCGCGTCACCCGCCTGGTGCAGGGGTACTCGATGTCCGCCGTCGCCGCGGCGCGTACGTCCCGGACCATCTCGCGCTTCACGGTGGAAGAGACCACTGAGGACACCGTCACCCTGCGCTCGGCCCAAGTCTTGGTTGGTTTCAAGCGGGACACGTTCCAGATGCTCGGGGCCGATCTGACTCACCGCATCCGATTGGCTGGCGACGATGCTCGGATTGAACTGAAAGTCATCCGCCTGGTCAATTCCGACTCCGCCGTCAACGCTTCCGGTTTCCTCCTCTAG
- a CDS encoding aromatic ring-hydroxylating oxygenase subunit alpha — translation MSLPTSERAAGFAGLAEGDRVAARLYTDPEIFDWEMERIFYSTWVWVAHESEIPEAGSFKMSHIGLQPVIVNRDRKGNFNVLLNRCRHRGASVCEVPKGKANGFTCPYHSWSYSLEGNLRGIPYPDGYEGVTEKRDLPLQGLRVESYNGLIFASFKTDIEPLEDFLGDAKTWIDRFMKQGAGFPVKVQGEHKFRFNGNWKIQLENTTDGYHFPIVHRSWMASVDAETADMLSFMTDESAVTHALGNGHSVAIMVPEHVDLEEDDGTEELQERFRHIIDELSETMPQDQVRRIVRSMHGAGYNLNLFPNLSLSMSFFRVLRPISVDETEIQHMAIGLDGGPESVNRERLRIHEHFQGPFGFGTSDDSEAWDRVQRGAVANPDMPILVNRGLGREVTVDEGWKTSHVTDETGMRESYAMWKRMMSDEN, via the coding sequence ATGAGTTTACCAACATCAGAAAGAGCCGCTGGATTCGCGGGCCTTGCCGAAGGCGACCGCGTCGCCGCCCGGCTCTACACCGACCCCGAGATCTTCGACTGGGAAATGGAAAGGATCTTCTACAGCACCTGGGTCTGGGTAGCGCACGAGAGCGAGATCCCGGAGGCCGGCAGCTTCAAGATGTCGCACATCGGCCTCCAGCCGGTCATCGTCAACCGCGACCGCAAAGGCAACTTCAACGTCCTGCTCAACCGCTGCCGCCACCGCGGCGCCAGTGTCTGCGAGGTCCCCAAGGGCAAGGCGAACGGCTTCACCTGCCCCTACCACTCCTGGTCCTACTCCCTGGAAGGCAACCTGCGCGGCATCCCCTACCCGGACGGCTACGAGGGCGTCACCGAGAAGCGCGACCTCCCCCTGCAGGGCCTGCGCGTTGAGAGCTACAACGGCCTCATTTTCGCCAGCTTCAAGACCGACATCGAACCGCTCGAGGACTTCCTCGGCGATGCGAAAACCTGGATCGACCGCTTCATGAAACAGGGTGCCGGCTTCCCGGTCAAGGTCCAGGGAGAGCACAAGTTCCGCTTCAACGGCAACTGGAAGATCCAGCTGGAAAACACCACCGATGGCTACCATTTCCCCATCGTCCACCGCTCCTGGATGGCGTCCGTAGATGCTGAAACCGCGGACATGCTGTCCTTCATGACCGATGAGAGCGCGGTCACCCATGCCCTCGGCAACGGGCACAGCGTCGCCATCATGGTCCCCGAGCACGTGGACCTGGAGGAGGACGACGGCACTGAGGAACTGCAGGAGCGCTTCCGCCACATCATCGATGAGCTCTCCGAGACCATGCCGCAGGACCAGGTCCGCCGGATCGTTCGCTCCATGCACGGCGCGGGCTACAACCTGAACCTGTTCCCCAACCTTTCACTGTCCATGTCCTTCTTCCGGGTCCTGCGCCCGATCTCCGTCGACGAGACGGAAATCCAGCACATGGCGATTGGCCTCGACGGCGGTCCCGAGAGCGTGAACCGCGAGCGCCTGCGGATCCACGAGCACTTCCAGGGGCCGTTCGGCTTCGGCACCTCGGATGACTCCGAGGCCTGGGACCGTGTTCAGCGCGGCGCCGTAGCCAACCCGGACATGCCGATCCTGGTCAACCGTGGCCTGGGACGTGAGGTGACCGTAGATGAAGGCTGGAAGACCTCGCATGTGACCGACGAAACCGGCATGCGCGAATCCTACGCAATGTGGAAAAGGATGATGAGCGATGAAAACTGA
- a CDS encoding nucleotidyl transferase AbiEii/AbiGii toxin family protein, with translation MDDAQRVAAKIALAILAADGFLLAGGQALIEHGITERLSDDIDLFALHRRHTPATFAASVQKMTAALEAAGYTVEITRQYEEFASVTVGHNEQAVVIDLGLDWWENSPAIIDIGPVLSLKDSVASKLLAVYSRGYARDYLDAYSIITSHRFTHQQLLTLCQRRDPTLDLPMFAAAISRHRTLPTTEFTKYGLQPNELPTLSTTLLDFAETIHKTSHSPGTTRTDTPNLTGAPNPEPGRNSESKQIPGRPRERCAIPAGEGDLAEPQIHNMTVELGTQLHLPV, from the coding sequence ATGGACGACGCTCAGCGCGTAGCAGCCAAGATCGCACTTGCCATCCTGGCAGCTGACGGCTTCCTCCTCGCCGGCGGCCAGGCCCTGATCGAACACGGCATCACCGAACGTCTCTCGGACGACATCGACCTCTTCGCCCTGCACCGACGCCACACCCCGGCAACCTTCGCCGCATCGGTGCAGAAAATGACCGCCGCCCTCGAAGCGGCCGGATACACCGTCGAGATCACCCGACAGTACGAGGAATTCGCCAGCGTCACCGTAGGACACAATGAACAAGCCGTCGTCATCGACCTCGGACTGGACTGGTGGGAGAACTCCCCCGCCATTATCGACATCGGCCCCGTCCTCTCCCTGAAAGACTCCGTCGCGTCCAAGCTGCTCGCCGTCTACTCACGCGGATACGCCCGCGACTACCTCGACGCCTACTCCATCATCACCAGCCACCGCTTCACCCACCAACAACTGCTCACCCTCTGCCAACGCCGGGACCCGACCCTGGACCTGCCAATGTTCGCGGCTGCCATCTCCAGGCACCGGACGCTCCCCACCACCGAATTCACCAAATACGGCCTGCAACCCAACGAGCTTCCCACCCTCAGCACCACCCTCCTGGACTTCGCCGAAACAATCCACAAAACCAGCCACAGCCCCGGCACGACCCGCACAGACACACCCAACCTCACCGGGGCCCCAAACCCCGAACCTGGACGGAACAGTGAGTCGAAACAGATACCTGGTCGGCCCAGAGAAAGGTGTGCAATTCCTGCAGGCGAAGGTGACTTGGCGGAGCCCCAGATCCACAACATGACTGTTGAGCTTGGGACCCAGTTACATCTTCCCGTGTGA
- a CDS encoding nuclear transport factor 2 family protein yields MERDTAVTLAERLSVLELQESARATLARYMDLCDVPRHSFPWEDMASLFTEHAVWEGVGPEYTGKFGRLGGRSAILAMLADFLPPSPHFKRNVHLLGNGRVAATGGTASGQWIMQQISEYDGGGTELISARLTVDFELSDGTIRISHFRTEKLFTAALVKPVHA; encoded by the coding sequence ATGGAACGCGACACGGCAGTTACCTTGGCCGAGCGTCTGTCCGTGCTGGAACTCCAGGAATCGGCACGGGCCACGCTCGCCCGCTACATGGACCTGTGCGACGTCCCGCGGCATTCCTTCCCGTGGGAGGACATGGCTTCGCTGTTTACCGAGCATGCGGTCTGGGAAGGCGTCGGCCCCGAATACACCGGGAAGTTCGGACGTCTGGGAGGCCGGTCAGCGATCCTCGCGATGCTTGCGGACTTTCTTCCGCCGTCGCCGCACTTCAAGCGCAACGTCCATCTACTCGGTAACGGTCGTGTCGCTGCGACTGGCGGCACCGCCAGCGGCCAGTGGATCATGCAGCAGATTTCGGAGTACGACGGCGGCGGGACCGAACTGATCTCGGCCCGCCTCACGGTCGATTTCGAGCTCAGCGACGGAACGATCCGCATCTCACATTTCCGCACCGAAAAGCTGTTTACCGCCGCGCTCGTCAAGCCAGTCCACGCATAG
- a CDS encoding TIGR02677 family protein, with amino-acid sequence MTDPQDSSMPNAIGLSGSYGPFAYLSTPNAPLYRRVMRALMAEKERFTVHVRPEQVCLALRADGGESVEEGAVTEALERLAQPSWANLLAFPDSSRVTALEDFYRRRMLYQMSREGEAAERALAQYDFALGSRGALQSVALEDIVVLLTNLCDTVAAHSAGESVDAALTHQTLRSLRERFAELAENAVAFMGSVQRTLDLHDADVGAVLAYKEQLIDYLERFINDLLTRGASIADRLGRIPEDGVLFLAATAAEREALDAAPGEADTAFTRAREVWLRQWSGLTNWFISTPGRESESKLLRARARAAIPALLAVVRALHEKAGGRTDRTQDFLTLARWFAELPTDGDRHRLWRSAFGLAPVRHLSVTAATEDAWAAADLGNTTSWAEAPPLQISPQLRRSGSYERRGKSVRVTDRTGAKALLAERARRELEQTEAARRRILTNGPRPLSAFNQLDPEAFQLFLGLLGDALAAMGPQGTTSQVHTSDGELTVTLTRIPGKRTAVIRTPDGELSGPDHLVDIVSAIDTPETGPALEQLSEAHA; translated from the coding sequence ATGACGGATCCTCAAGACTCTTCGATGCCAAATGCCATTGGCTTGTCAGGCAGCTACGGCCCCTTCGCCTATCTCAGCACGCCCAATGCGCCGCTGTACCGGCGCGTCATGCGTGCGTTGATGGCGGAGAAGGAGCGGTTCACAGTCCACGTCCGCCCGGAGCAGGTCTGCCTGGCACTCAGGGCCGACGGCGGGGAGTCGGTCGAGGAGGGCGCGGTCACCGAGGCCCTGGAGCGATTGGCCCAGCCCAGCTGGGCTAATCTGCTTGCCTTTCCCGACTCGAGCCGGGTCACAGCGCTGGAGGATTTCTACCGACGGCGGATGCTGTACCAGATGTCGCGTGAGGGTGAGGCAGCCGAGCGTGCGCTCGCGCAGTATGACTTCGCGCTGGGCAGTCGCGGCGCGTTGCAGTCGGTGGCGTTGGAGGACATCGTGGTGCTGCTCACGAACCTTTGTGACACTGTTGCCGCTCACAGCGCGGGCGAGTCCGTGGACGCGGCCCTGACCCACCAGACCCTGCGCAGCCTGCGCGAACGTTTCGCCGAGTTGGCCGAGAACGCGGTGGCGTTTATGGGATCGGTCCAGCGCACCCTCGACCTCCATGACGCCGACGTGGGCGCCGTCCTGGCCTACAAGGAGCAGCTCATCGACTATTTGGAGCGGTTCATCAACGACTTGCTCACCCGCGGGGCCTCGATCGCCGACCGTCTCGGCAGAATCCCGGAGGACGGAGTGCTGTTCCTAGCGGCCACCGCCGCCGAGCGTGAGGCCCTTGACGCGGCCCCGGGTGAGGCAGACACAGCGTTCACGAGAGCGAGGGAGGTCTGGCTGCGGCAGTGGTCGGGCCTGACCAACTGGTTCATAAGCACGCCTGGCCGCGAGAGTGAGTCTAAACTTTTGCGGGCGCGGGCGCGGGCGGCGATCCCCGCGCTCCTCGCCGTCGTACGCGCGTTGCACGAGAAGGCTGGCGGCCGCACGGATCGCACGCAGGACTTCCTCACCCTGGCGAGGTGGTTCGCAGAACTTCCCACCGACGGCGACCGTCACCGGCTGTGGCGCTCGGCCTTCGGATTGGCACCTGTGCGGCATTTGAGCGTCACCGCCGCAACCGAGGACGCCTGGGCCGCGGCAGATCTTGGGAACACAACATCGTGGGCCGAGGCGCCACCGCTTCAGATCAGCCCCCAGCTGCGCCGGAGTGGATCGTACGAGCGCCGCGGCAAATCGGTTAGGGTCACAGACCGGACCGGAGCGAAGGCCCTGCTGGCCGAGCGCGCTCGGCGCGAATTGGAGCAGACGGAGGCAGCGCGGCGTCGGATCCTGACCAATGGGCCACGGCCCCTCTCCGCGTTCAACCAGCTGGACCCGGAGGCCTTCCAACTTTTCCTCGGCCTGCTAGGCGATGCGCTGGCTGCCATGGGGCCGCAGGGGACTACTTCGCAGGTGCACACTTCCGACGGAGAGCTCACTGTGACCCTCACCCGGATCCCAGGAAAGAGGACCGCGGTCATCAGAACGCCCGATGGGGAGCTGTCGGGGCCTGATCATCTGGTCGACATCGTGTCGGCTATTGATACCCCAGAGACAGGTCCTGCTCTCGAGCAGCTTTCGGAGGCGCACGCGTGA
- a CDS encoding response regulator transcription factor yields the protein MDSPEALVYIVDDDQELCASLAWLLESVSIQSRSFYDVASFLAGYDPNIPSCLVLDVRMPRTGGFQLQETLNQIASPIPVIFVSAHGDIRMSVKALRQGAVNFLEKPYDPQHMLDVVQETLELARTRFESSRGRREIEERIASLTPREREILALVIDGLPSQNIARKLGTSVKTVDVHRTRIKAKTGADSIATLVRDILQNNVTVG from the coding sequence ATGGATTCCCCCGAAGCCCTCGTTTACATCGTCGATGACGACCAGGAGTTGTGTGCTTCCCTTGCCTGGCTTCTGGAGTCCGTCAGTATTCAGTCGCGGAGTTTCTACGACGTTGCGTCGTTCCTGGCTGGGTACGATCCCAATATCCCTTCCTGCCTTGTCTTGGATGTGAGGATGCCTAGGACCGGTGGCTTCCAGCTGCAGGAGACCCTGAACCAGATCGCTTCGCCGATCCCCGTCATCTTTGTTTCCGCGCACGGAGACATCCGCATGTCCGTGAAGGCATTGCGCCAAGGCGCAGTCAATTTCCTTGAGAAGCCCTATGATCCCCAGCACATGCTCGACGTCGTGCAGGAAACGCTTGAGCTCGCCAGAACACGTTTTGAGTCCAGCCGTGGACGCCGGGAAATCGAGGAACGGATCGCCAGCCTGACGCCGCGCGAACGCGAAATCCTCGCCCTCGTTATCGACGGCCTTCCGAGCCAGAACATTGCCCGGAAGCTAGGAACGAGCGTGAAAACAGTTGACGTCCACCGGACCCGTATCAAAGCGAAGACGGGTGCAGACAGCATAGCCACCCTGGTGCGGGACATCCTGCAGAACAACGTCACGGTGGGCTGA
- a CDS encoding HNH endonuclease encodes MDDGSVLETRMPTPQGVKVSGGLLPVDVEYFNFGECPICLVPGPLSREHVPPHSIGGNVRTLTCERCNNEVGSRFEPHLQAWYERSLGRVLISGGDVPGRRNGGEYLYRETPTGEFVLFQTGRSDPNFDRMIQSGKIEITFPAFNDKAFRLAALKTGYVAACLIMKEVPRTERATAIRAELMAARDRDRGEDYELSALAQSIQVSRAAADPVPGEIALVEMTAADGSRFFAVSFNRVFAVDWPLDPIFILEPESPDLSGTQP; translated from the coding sequence ATGGATGACGGCTCCGTTCTCGAGACGCGTATGCCGACCCCGCAAGGCGTAAAGGTCTCGGGTGGATTGCTGCCGGTTGATGTCGAATACTTCAACTTCGGCGAGTGCCCAATTTGTCTGGTACCGGGCCCGTTAAGCCGAGAACACGTTCCGCCGCATTCTATCGGCGGCAATGTGCGGACGCTCACCTGCGAACGATGCAACAACGAGGTCGGAAGTCGGTTCGAGCCGCACCTTCAGGCCTGGTACGAACGGTCACTCGGTCGGGTTCTCATCTCAGGCGGAGATGTCCCCGGTCGCCGCAACGGCGGAGAATATCTCTATCGAGAAACGCCGACGGGCGAATTTGTCCTCTTTCAGACTGGGCGTTCCGACCCAAACTTCGACCGCATGATTCAAAGCGGCAAGATCGAAATCACGTTCCCGGCATTCAACGATAAGGCGTTCCGGCTCGCGGCGCTCAAAACAGGGTACGTGGCGGCCTGCCTCATCATGAAGGAGGTTCCTCGCACCGAACGCGCGACTGCGATCCGCGCCGAGCTGATGGCCGCACGGGACCGTGATCGAGGCGAGGACTACGAGTTGAGCGCCCTCGCCCAATCGATCCAGGTGAGTCGCGCCGCGGCCGATCCGGTGCCCGGCGAGATCGCCCTCGTCGAGATGACGGCAGCCGACGGTTCGAGGTTCTTCGCCGTCAGCTTCAACCGTGTCTTCGCCGTCGATTGGCCCCTTGACCCGATCTTCATCTTGGAGCCAGAATCTCCAGATCTTTCAGGGACGCAGCCGTAA
- a CDS encoding amidase translates to MSSLGTLRGLSEALASGAETPGSAVEHSLQAIKSAEPEIQAWVEIDAGAARSAASELERSADARGVLWGMPVGIKDLIDVQGLPTRCGSVLSGGEPAATDADCVKLLRQAGAVVMGKTVTTEFGYFAPGPTRNPVNPAHTPGGSSSGSAAAVAAGMVPLAIGTQTAGSLTRPASFCGVAGFVAAKGQFSTTGITGLSPSLDSLGFLARTVADLRLVWSTLMGSDAGLLDLPDDGAPRILLWNGSGLGEVSADMAAAVERAAAAMRHSGAPCAEWSSHSVVRQLADDHATIMAFEAARERSWELQHLDQVSVPLAELLAAGAVAPEAEYVAAVARIAGARKFIQARLDKFDAILGPAALGAAPQGLEATGTPLLSRPWQALGLPVITIPGLRDPAGMPLGLQLIGIPGRERRLFSIAQRIEESLAPQVAV, encoded by the coding sequence TTGAGCTCCCTTGGTACCCTTCGCGGGCTGTCCGAAGCCTTGGCTTCCGGCGCTGAGACGCCAGGCTCCGCCGTCGAACACTCTCTGCAGGCTATAAAATCAGCTGAACCCGAGATCCAAGCTTGGGTGGAGATCGACGCCGGCGCTGCCCGCAGCGCCGCCTCGGAACTTGAGCGCTCGGCCGACGCCCGCGGGGTGCTTTGGGGAATGCCCGTAGGCATCAAGGACCTGATCGACGTCCAGGGCCTTCCAACCCGCTGTGGCAGCGTTCTTTCCGGCGGAGAACCGGCTGCCACAGATGCCGACTGTGTGAAGCTTCTCCGGCAGGCGGGCGCCGTGGTCATGGGCAAGACCGTCACCACCGAGTTCGGCTACTTCGCCCCTGGCCCCACGCGCAACCCTGTCAATCCGGCCCACACACCCGGCGGCTCATCCAGCGGATCGGCAGCCGCCGTCGCCGCCGGAATGGTCCCACTGGCAATTGGAACGCAGACAGCAGGATCACTCACGCGACCCGCTTCATTCTGCGGGGTCGCAGGGTTCGTCGCCGCCAAAGGTCAGTTCTCGACCACCGGCATTACAGGGCTAAGCCCCTCATTGGACTCCCTTGGCTTTCTGGCCCGGACAGTGGCGGACCTTCGCCTTGTCTGGAGCACGCTCATGGGCTCGGATGCAGGGCTTCTCGATCTGCCCGACGACGGCGCTCCGCGCATCCTGCTGTGGAACGGCAGCGGCCTTGGTGAGGTGTCCGCAGACATGGCAGCCGCCGTGGAACGTGCCGCCGCGGCGATGAGGCATAGCGGTGCCCCTTGCGCCGAATGGTCAAGCCACAGCGTTGTTCGGCAGCTCGCGGACGACCACGCCACAATCATGGCGTTCGAGGCAGCCCGCGAGCGCTCCTGGGAGCTGCAGCACCTGGACCAAGTGAGTGTACCCCTGGCGGAACTGCTGGCTGCTGGCGCGGTCGCACCCGAGGCAGAGTATGTGGCAGCAGTTGCCCGTATTGCCGGCGCCCGAAAGTTCATTCAAGCCCGGCTGGACAAGTTCGACGCGATACTGGGGCCTGCCGCCTTGGGAGCCGCTCCCCAAGGGCTTGAAGCCACAGGTACGCCCCTACTCAGCCGCCCGTGGCAGGCGTTGGGCCTCCCCGTCATCACGATCCCTGGCCTGCGCGACCCCGCCGGCATGCCGCTCGGACTTCAGCTGATCGGTATCCCTGGCCGCGAACGCCGCCTTTTCTCCATCGCGCAGCGAATCGAAGAATCCTTGGCTCCACAAGTTGCCGTTTGA
- a CDS encoding HIRAN domain-containing protein — protein sequence MHQIISDEAWRKLLAADGTAPASKFQRDFVRAAVARATGKRPSLLHLTLGQAARVLERVGQSPAKLTAGGRGVPGLEKAGTYAQWTLFGLLVLMVTVSSPAGFLLAAGIVGLMFLLRKRRRDRQAWEDATWSASPAGTVQGVAVPDARIGATANLAAPGPAAVEGQMPLSSVTRPVSSNRGLYRVSLGRSEWPNVEVVGEHAYSQAIKAALRASKAPTTVGRDSEAEGVQVELVAEPDNPYDVNAISVRWRNQVLGYLSREDAIRYTQPIRRIIASGLTAATTARIWAYDAGDRLQARVTVALPEPELIAPLNEAPAGVTTLVPWGSAIQVLKEENHFDILCNHVPTDGAGLLLVSLHKATRTLKNATERPFVEVRLDGRRVGELSNVTSAHLLPLLEHTETIGETALAYAKITGSALAAQLVLHAAKATEISNDWLSEGPHPAPKLLPRAAGYDVPPAYAT from the coding sequence GTGCATCAGATCATCAGCGACGAGGCCTGGCGGAAGCTCCTCGCTGCCGATGGGACGGCCCCGGCATCGAAGTTCCAGCGCGACTTCGTTCGCGCGGCCGTGGCGCGGGCGACGGGCAAGCGCCCGAGCCTGCTGCACCTGACTTTGGGACAGGCGGCACGCGTCCTGGAACGTGTCGGTCAGAGTCCGGCTAAGCTGACCGCCGGCGGCCGCGGCGTTCCGGGGCTGGAGAAGGCCGGGACGTATGCGCAGTGGACTTTGTTCGGGTTGCTGGTGTTGATGGTGACGGTATCCTCGCCGGCAGGGTTCCTGCTGGCCGCGGGGATCGTCGGGCTGATGTTCCTGTTGCGGAAGCGCCGCCGTGACCGGCAGGCGTGGGAGGACGCGACATGGTCGGCGAGTCCGGCCGGCACCGTGCAAGGAGTCGCAGTTCCTGACGCCCGGATAGGGGCAACGGCAAATCTTGCCGCGCCAGGGCCGGCTGCTGTTGAGGGGCAGATGCCACTTTCGTCAGTCACCCGGCCCGTTTCCTCAAACCGGGGGCTGTACCGCGTGTCGCTCGGCCGTTCTGAATGGCCGAACGTAGAAGTCGTCGGCGAGCACGCGTACAGCCAGGCGATCAAAGCCGCGCTCCGCGCCAGTAAAGCGCCGACCACTGTAGGTCGCGACAGTGAAGCTGAAGGCGTCCAGGTGGAACTCGTGGCCGAGCCGGACAACCCCTACGACGTGAATGCCATCAGCGTTCGGTGGCGGAACCAGGTCCTGGGCTATCTCAGCCGCGAAGACGCAATCCGCTACACGCAACCGATCAGGAGAATCATTGCCAGTGGGCTTACTGCGGCTACGACGGCCCGCATCTGGGCGTACGACGCCGGCGATCGGCTCCAGGCCCGGGTCACCGTCGCCCTGCCCGAGCCGGAACTGATCGCCCCGCTCAACGAGGCCCCGGCGGGCGTCACCACTCTTGTCCCGTGGGGATCGGCGATCCAAGTCCTCAAGGAAGAGAACCATTTCGACATCCTTTGTAACCACGTGCCAACGGACGGGGCCGGCCTCCTGCTCGTCAGTCTCCACAAGGCGACACGCACTCTAAAAAACGCTACGGAGCGTCCGTTTGTCGAAGTCCGGCTCGACGGCCGACGCGTCGGTGAACTCAGCAACGTCACCTCCGCACACCTGTTGCCCCTTCTCGAGCACACCGAGACTATCGGCGAAACCGCTCTCGCTTACGCAAAGATCACCGGTTCTGCCCTCGCTGCCCAGCTCGTTCTGCACGCCGCCAAGGCCACAGAGATCAGCAACGACTGGTTATCCGAAGGGCCGCACCCCGCACCAAAGCTCCTCCCGCGGGCGGCGGGATATGACGTCCCACCCGCTTACGCCACATAG